In Balearica regulorum gibbericeps isolate bBalReg1 chromosome 14, bBalReg1.pri, whole genome shotgun sequence, one genomic interval encodes:
- the FNDC9 gene encoding fibronectin type III domain-containing protein 9, with amino-acid sequence MNIEVHNITYTSATVSWAMNNPCPENYYHVMYRPNWNSVFAGYLRQNFHREERVPHPLSSLVLHRLTPSTIYVLCITCKNSYPSSNHCTTFHTLDKTPLVFGGSKHEPTTSMWMVSSLLLLCFIALLAYGCLQFWSARCHRAVRLKHPDASPEEMGEGSSSPEGPLNDGLREELLEVPMTTVLMRSSSFMRESPYSSPHCFFSYKNSDDRRAILPQQGLQ; translated from the coding sequence ATGAACATCGAAGTGCACAACATCACTTATACTAGTGCCACCGTCTCCTGGGCCATGAACAACCCCTGTCCGGAGAACTACTACCACGTCATGTACCGCCCCAACTGGAACAGCGTCTTTGCTGGCTATTTACGCCAAAATTTCCACCGCGAGGAGCGAGTTCCTCACCCCCTCAGCTCCCTCGTCCTCCACCGACTCACCCCATCCACCATCTATGTCCTCTGCATCACGTGCAAGAACTCTTACCCCTCCAGCAACCACTGCACCACCTTCCACACCCTAGACAAAACCCCCCTGGTTTTCGGCGGCTCGAAGCACGAACCTACCACCTCCATGTGGATGGTGAGcagcctgctgctcctctgcttcaTTGCTCTCCTGGCTTACGGCTGCCTGCAGTTCTGGTCTGCACGGTGCCACCGGGCTGTGAGGCTGAAGCATCCTGACGCCAGCCCCGAAGAAATGGGAGAAGGGAGCAGCTCACCAGAGGGGCCACTGAATGACGGACTGAGAGAGGAGCTTCTGGAAGTCCCCATGACCACTGTGCTAATGAGGAGCTCCAGTTTCATGAGGGAGAGTCCGTATAGCTCCCcccattgctttttttcctataaaaacaGCGACGATAGAAGGGCCATCTTGCCGCAGCAGGGCCTTCAGTGA